Proteins from a single region of Nocardioides anomalus:
- the nuoH gene encoding NADH-quinone oxidoreductase subunit NuoH, translated as MSSLIAPMALEQFGHDTWWIVIIKTLMIFVVLVLLTLFNIWWERRVVARMQHRIGPNVHGPFGLLQSLADGVKLALKEDIIPKAADRVVFLIAPVIAATTAFVTFAVIPFGPTVSMFGERTPLQLTDMPVAVLFVMAIASIGIYGIVLGGWASGSTYALLGGLRSSAQMISYEVAMGLALVAVFLYAGSLSTSEIVAAQDDLWYGLILAPSFVIYVISMVGETNRAPFDLPEAEGELVGGFHTEYSSLKFALFFLAEYINMATVSALATTLFLGGWHAPFWIDHLYGGFNEGYWPLLWFFGKVLAFIFFFIWLRGTLPRLRYDQFMALGWKWLIPISLGWIVAVATIRAISLDGGIDRDKLLMVIGALLVVLLAFSFWPARSDEESDRDQADGATGGFPVPPMPAGGAVRGAAQPLTFKTSSRTVAAGTTAGTGED; from the coding sequence ATGAGCAGCCTCATCGCGCCGATGGCGCTCGAGCAGTTCGGTCACGACACGTGGTGGATCGTGATCATCAAGACGCTGATGATCTTCGTGGTCCTGGTGCTGCTCACGCTGTTCAACATCTGGTGGGAGCGCCGCGTGGTGGCCCGGATGCAGCACCGCATCGGCCCCAACGTGCACGGCCCCTTCGGCCTGCTGCAGTCCCTCGCGGACGGCGTGAAGCTGGCGCTGAAGGAGGACATCATCCCCAAGGCCGCCGACCGGGTGGTCTTCCTCATCGCGCCGGTCATCGCGGCCACCACGGCGTTCGTGACCTTCGCGGTCATCCCGTTCGGCCCGACGGTGAGCATGTTCGGCGAGCGCACCCCGCTGCAGCTGACCGACATGCCCGTCGCCGTGCTGTTCGTGATGGCCATCGCCTCGATCGGCATCTACGGCATCGTGCTCGGCGGCTGGGCCAGCGGCTCGACGTACGCCCTGCTCGGCGGCCTGCGCTCCAGCGCCCAGATGATCTCCTACGAGGTCGCGATGGGCCTCGCGCTCGTCGCGGTCTTCCTCTACGCCGGGTCGCTGTCGACCTCGGAGATCGTCGCGGCCCAGGACGACCTCTGGTACGGCCTGATCCTGGCGCCGTCCTTCGTCATCTACGTGATCTCGATGGTCGGCGAGACCAACCGCGCGCCGTTCGACCTGCCCGAGGCCGAGGGCGAGCTGGTCGGCGGCTTCCACACCGAGTACAGCTCGCTGAAGTTCGCGCTGTTCTTCCTGGCCGAGTACATCAACATGGCCACGGTCTCCGCGCTGGCCACGACGCTGTTCCTCGGCGGCTGGCACGCGCCGTTCTGGATCGACCACCTCTACGGCGGGTTCAACGAGGGCTACTGGCCGCTGCTGTGGTTCTTCGGCAAGGTGCTCGCCTTCATCTTCTTCTTCATCTGGCTGCGCGGCACCCTGCCCCGGCTGCGCTACGACCAGTTCATGGCCCTCGGCTGGAAGTGGCTGATCCCGATCTCGCTCGGCTGGATCGTCGCCGTGGCCACCATCCGCGCGATCTCGCTGGACGGCGGCATCGACCGCGACAAGCTGCTCATGGTGATCGGCGCGCTGCTCGTCGTCCTGCTGGCCTTCTCGTTCTGGCCGGCCCGCTCCGACGAGGAGTCCGACCGCGACCAGGCCGACGGTGCGACCGGGGGCTTCCCCGTCCCGCCGATGCCGGCCGGCGGCGCGGTGCGCGGTGCCGCCCAGCCCCTGACCTTCAAGACCAGCAGCCGGACCGTGGCTGCCGGGACCACTGCGGGCACTGGAGAGGACTGA
- the nuoK gene encoding NADH-quinone oxidoreductase subunit NuoK → MTPFIVLSTILFTIGATGVLVRRNAIVVFMCVELMLNACNLALVAFAKQHGDLDGQIAAFFVMVVAAAEVVVGLAIIMTIFRTRRSASVDDASLLKY, encoded by the coding sequence GTGACGCCGTTCATCGTGCTCTCCACGATCCTGTTCACCATCGGTGCCACCGGCGTGCTCGTGCGCCGCAACGCGATCGTGGTGTTCATGTGCGTCGAGCTCATGCTCAACGCCTGCAACCTCGCGCTCGTCGCGTTCGCCAAGCAGCACGGTGACCTCGACGGCCAGATCGCGGCGTTCTTCGTGATGGTGGTGGCCGCGGCCGAGGTCGTCGTGGGCCTCGCGATCATCATGACCATCTTCCGCACCCGGCGCTCGGCCTCGGTCGACGACGCCAGCCTGCTGAAGTACTGA
- a CDS encoding choice-of-anchor Q domain-containing protein translates to MQTRSLLVAPLLALGALVVLPAPAAHAAGVLYASPSGVGLLDCGTPATACNIEKAVGSAGAGDQVVLAPGTYATTTQLSNANGIYLHGTAGQARPVISSNVAFPLQLSGDAPGTPARVSDLSIVHSANAGQGLRVSSSGIVERVDVRSSSGTACEFALNNTVRDTLCVATGADAIAISAGGSAGAMANLTWRLRNVTAIATGPLGTGVAASLSGGGKLTVDLRNVIASGGGEDIAASTPDATTVTVVAQSSNYDKVTTSGAGTVTPAGSGTNQTAAPVFTDATTYHEAATSPTVDAGTSDGYVGATDLDGQARLQGPAVDIGADETARPVPPPLDTAAPDTALGQTPKKRTTKRKARFTFTASEAGATFTCRVDKKAARPCTSPFTVKVRPGKHTLSVAARDAAGNVDATPATCTWKVRKKRR, encoded by the coding sequence GTGCAGACCCGGTCGCTCCTCGTCGCCCCGCTCCTCGCCCTCGGTGCCCTCGTCGTGCTGCCGGCGCCCGCCGCCCACGCCGCGGGAGTGCTCTACGCCTCGCCGTCGGGGGTCGGGCTCCTGGACTGCGGTACGCCGGCCACGGCCTGCAACATCGAGAAGGCGGTCGGGTCCGCGGGAGCGGGCGATCAGGTCGTCCTCGCGCCAGGCACCTACGCGACCACGACCCAGCTGAGCAACGCCAACGGGATCTACCTGCACGGCACAGCGGGCCAGGCGCGGCCGGTGATCTCGAGCAACGTCGCCTTCCCGCTGCAGCTGTCGGGCGATGCGCCCGGCACGCCGGCCCGGGTGAGCGACCTGAGCATCGTGCACTCCGCCAACGCAGGTCAGGGGCTGCGCGTCAGCTCCAGCGGGATCGTCGAGCGGGTCGATGTCCGCTCGAGCAGCGGCACTGCGTGCGAGTTCGCGCTCAACAACACCGTCCGGGACACCCTGTGCGTGGCCACCGGCGCCGATGCGATCGCCATCTCCGCCGGTGGCTCCGCCGGCGCCATGGCCAACCTCACCTGGCGCCTGCGCAACGTCACGGCCATCGCCACCGGACCGCTCGGCACCGGCGTGGCCGCCAGCCTCAGCGGCGGCGGCAAGCTCACGGTCGACCTGCGCAACGTCATCGCCTCAGGCGGCGGTGAGGACATCGCCGCGTCCACGCCGGACGCCACCACCGTGACGGTCGTGGCCCAGAGCTCCAACTACGACAAGGTGACCACCAGCGGTGCCGGCACCGTGACCCCGGCCGGCTCGGGCACCAACCAGACCGCCGCGCCGGTCTTCACCGACGCCACGACCTACCACGAGGCCGCGACCTCGCCGACGGTCGACGCCGGCACGAGCGACGGCTACGTCGGCGCCACCGACCTCGACGGACAGGCCCGGCTCCAGGGCCCGGCGGTGGACATCGGCGCCGACGAGACGGCCCGCCCGGTCCCGCCGCCGCTCGACACCGCGGCGCCCGACACGGCACTCGGCCAGACGCCCAAGAAGCGCACGACCAAGCGGAAGGCGCGCTTCACCTTCACCGCGAGCGAGGCCGGCGCCACCTTCACCTGCCGGGTGGATAAGAAGGCAGCCCGGCCCTGCACCTCGCCGTTCACGGTCAAGGTCAGGCCCGGCAAGCACACGCTGAGCGTCGCCGCCCGCGACGCCGCGGGCAACGTCGACGCCACACCGGCGACGTGCACCTGGAAGGTGCGGAAGAAGCGCCGCTAG
- the nuoL gene encoding NADH-quinone oxidoreductase subunit L, which yields MFTLHEGGIPVVDPTTADGVFSLAWLVIALPAAGAAILLIGGALAPKPFAAFGHFLGTLMPIGSFAISLAMFVTLLGRDEGDRQVSQHLYDWIDVGGLHVGADLLYDPLTALFLLLITGVGSLIHVYSIGYMEHDPRRVRFFGYLNLFVAAMLTLVLSENYLGLFLGWEGVGLASYLLIGFWQHKHSAAAAAKKAFVINRVGDMGISTAIMLAFVTFGSTSFTVISANADGASDKTMTALGLLLLLGACGKSAQVPLQAWLLDAMEGPTPVSALIHAATMVTAGVYLIVRSNFIFERAPDAQTVVVIVATVTLLWGAVIGCAKDDIKKALAGSTMSQIGYMMLGAGLGVGGYAFAIFHLLTHGFFKANMFLGAGSVMHGMNDDVDMRHYGALRKAMPITFITFALGYLAIIGIPPFAGFWSKDKIIEVALEHNWIVGICALLGAGVTGFYMTRLMLLTYFGKERWDEDVHPHESPAVMTFPLMVLAALSALGGLMLAGGWIHDWLGPVTGFEEAADPPLAPIVVTVLALVVVVIGVAVAVVFVGQRDVPREAPQDVSFVTRAARRDIYGDAINDELVVKPGKRLTGGLLVFDRSVVDGLFRGGALTVNGVGTLVRRAQNGFVRSYALSLLGGVLLVVLALLAVNLA from the coding sequence ATGTTCACACTCCACGAAGGAGGCATCCCGGTCGTCGACCCGACGACCGCGGACGGTGTCTTCTCCCTGGCCTGGCTGGTCATCGCGCTGCCGGCGGCCGGTGCGGCGATCCTGCTGATCGGCGGGGCGCTCGCGCCCAAGCCCTTCGCGGCGTTCGGCCACTTCCTCGGCACGCTGATGCCGATCGGCTCCTTCGCGATCAGCCTGGCGATGTTCGTGACGCTGCTCGGCCGCGACGAGGGCGACCGCCAGGTCAGCCAGCACCTCTACGACTGGATCGACGTCGGCGGGCTGCACGTCGGGGCGGACCTGCTCTACGACCCGCTGACGGCGCTGTTCCTGCTGCTGATCACCGGGGTGGGCTCGCTCATCCACGTCTACTCCATCGGCTACATGGAGCACGACCCGCGGCGGGTGCGGTTCTTCGGCTACCTCAACCTGTTCGTGGCCGCGATGCTCACGCTGGTGCTGAGCGAGAACTACCTCGGGCTGTTCCTCGGCTGGGAGGGCGTCGGCCTCGCGTCGTACCTCCTCATCGGCTTCTGGCAGCACAAGCACTCCGCGGCGGCGGCGGCCAAGAAGGCCTTCGTCATCAACCGCGTCGGTGACATGGGCATCTCCACCGCGATCATGCTGGCCTTCGTCACCTTCGGCTCGACCAGCTTCACGGTCATCAGCGCGAACGCCGACGGCGCCAGCGACAAGACCATGACCGCCCTCGGGCTGCTGCTGCTCCTGGGCGCGTGCGGCAAGTCCGCCCAGGTGCCGCTGCAGGCCTGGCTGCTCGACGCGATGGAGGGCCCGACCCCGGTCTCGGCCCTGATCCACGCGGCGACCATGGTCACCGCGGGCGTCTACCTGATCGTCCGCTCGAACTTCATCTTCGAGCGGGCCCCCGACGCGCAGACGGTCGTGGTCATCGTCGCCACGGTCACGCTGCTGTGGGGTGCGGTCATCGGGTGCGCCAAGGACGACATCAAGAAGGCGCTGGCCGGCTCGACCATGAGCCAGATCGGCTACATGATGCTCGGCGCCGGGCTGGGTGTCGGCGGCTACGCGTTCGCGATCTTCCACCTGCTCACCCACGGCTTCTTCAAGGCCAACATGTTCCTCGGCGCCGGCTCGGTGATGCACGGCATGAACGACGACGTGGACATGCGCCACTACGGCGCACTGCGCAAGGCGATGCCGATCACCTTCATCACCTTCGCGCTGGGCTACCTCGCGATCATCGGCATCCCGCCGTTCGCCGGCTTCTGGTCCAAGGACAAGATCATCGAGGTCGCGCTGGAGCACAACTGGATCGTCGGGATCTGCGCCCTGCTCGGGGCCGGCGTCACGGGCTTCTACATGACCCGACTGATGCTGCTCACCTACTTCGGCAAGGAGCGCTGGGACGAGGACGTGCACCCGCACGAGTCGCCCGCGGTCATGACCTTCCCGCTGATGGTGCTGGCCGCGCTCTCCGCGCTCGGTGGGCTGATGCTCGCCGGTGGCTGGATCCACGACTGGCTCGGGCCGGTCACCGGGTTCGAGGAGGCCGCCGACCCGCCGCTGGCACCGATCGTGGTGACCGTGCTCGCGCTGGTCGTCGTGGTCATCGGCGTGGCCGTCGCGGTCGTCTTCGTCGGGCAGCGTGACGTGCCCCGCGAGGCGCCGCAGGACGTCTCCTTCGTGACCCGTGCGGCCCGTCGCGACATCTACGGCGACGCGATCAACGACGAGCTCGTGGTCAAGCCCGGCAAGCGGCTGACCGGTGGCCTGCTGGTCTTCGACCGGAGCGTCGTGGACGGCCTGTTCCGCGGTGGGGCGCTGACCGTCAACGGGGTGGGCACGCTCGTGCGCCGCGCACAGAACGGCTTCGTCCGCTCCTACGCCCTGTCCCTGCTCGGCGGCGTGCTCCTCGTCGTCCTCGCGCTGCTGGCGGTGAACCTGGCATGA
- the nuoN gene encoding NADH-quinone oxidoreductase subunit NuoN: MFDKPTIQYAELWPMLVVFGVAALGVVVEAFVPRERRYLTQAGLATAGLVVALGGSIYVGSGLGELGKGVARGKLAVEGTLAVDGPAVYLWGLVLVFAIGGVLLFAERRLEAGVSAFAGQAAALPGTEAEREASTRGLDHTEVYPLLMFAVGGMMLFPTANDLLTMFVALEVLSLPLYLLCGLARRRRLLSQEAALKYFLLGAFSSGFFLYGVALIYGFAGSMQFADINEAVRNDASNDTLLLIGMGMLAVGLLFKVGAVPFQSWTPDVYQGAPTAVTAFMAACTKIAAFGALLRLFYVAFGADRWDWQPMLWIIAILTMLVGAILAVVQTDVKRMLAYSSVAHTGFLLTGLLGVQAASALGTDEITSLQAVLFYLATYGPATVGTFAIVTLVRDAGGEATAFDKWRGLGKRSPLVAGAFGFLLLSMAGIPLTGGFVGKWAVFAVALSAGAWPVVLVAIAASIVSVFFYVRVILLMFFDEPSAEPAAVTTPSLLTTATIGVCVVLTLALGIVPGPVLDLAGNAGSFIR; this comes from the coding sequence ATGTTCGACAAGCCCACCATCCAGTACGCCGAGCTCTGGCCGATGCTCGTGGTCTTCGGCGTCGCCGCGCTCGGCGTGGTCGTCGAGGCCTTCGTCCCGCGCGAGCGCCGGTACCTCACCCAGGCCGGGCTAGCCACCGCCGGCCTCGTGGTCGCCCTCGGCGGCTCGATCTACGTCGGCTCCGGCCTCGGCGAGCTCGGCAAGGGCGTGGCCCGCGGCAAGCTCGCCGTCGAGGGCACGCTCGCCGTCGACGGCCCCGCGGTCTACCTCTGGGGCCTGGTCCTGGTCTTCGCCATCGGCGGCGTGCTCCTCTTCGCCGAGCGCCGACTCGAGGCGGGCGTCTCGGCGTTCGCCGGCCAGGCCGCGGCGCTGCCCGGCACCGAGGCCGAGCGCGAGGCCTCGACCCGCGGGCTCGACCACACCGAGGTCTACCCGCTGCTGATGTTCGCGGTCGGCGGCATGATGCTCTTCCCGACGGCCAACGACCTGCTCACCATGTTCGTGGCCCTCGAGGTGCTGTCGCTGCCGCTCTACCTGCTGTGCGGGCTCGCCCGCCGGCGCCGGCTGCTCTCGCAGGAGGCCGCGCTCAAGTACTTCCTGCTCGGCGCGTTCTCCTCCGGCTTCTTCCTCTACGGCGTCGCGCTGATCTACGGCTTCGCCGGCTCCATGCAGTTCGCCGACATCAACGAAGCCGTGCGCAACGACGCCTCCAACGACACCCTGCTGCTCATCGGCATGGGCATGCTGGCCGTCGGGCTGCTGTTCAAGGTGGGCGCGGTGCCGTTCCAGTCGTGGACGCCGGACGTCTACCAGGGCGCGCCCACCGCGGTCACGGCGTTCATGGCCGCCTGCACCAAGATCGCCGCCTTCGGCGCGCTGCTGCGGTTGTTCTACGTCGCCTTCGGCGCCGACCGCTGGGACTGGCAGCCGATGCTGTGGATCATCGCGATCCTCACCATGCTCGTCGGCGCGATCCTCGCGGTCGTCCAGACCGACGTGAAGCGCATGCTGGCCTACTCCTCGGTGGCCCACACCGGCTTCCTGCTCACCGGGCTGCTCGGCGTCCAGGCCGCCTCGGCGCTCGGCACCGACGAGATCACCTCGCTGCAGGCGGTGCTGTTCTACCTCGCGACGTACGGCCCGGCCACGGTCGGCACCTTCGCCATCGTCACCCTGGTCCGCGACGCCGGCGGCGAGGCCACGGCCTTCGACAAGTGGCGCGGGCTCGGCAAGCGCTCGCCGCTGGTGGCCGGCGCGTTCGGCTTCCTGTTGCTGTCGATGGCGGGCATCCCGCTCACCGGTGGCTTCGTCGGCAAGTGGGCGGTCTTCGCGGTCGCCCTGTCGGCCGGCGCGTGGCCGGTGGTGCTCGTGGCCATCGCGGCCAGCATCGTCTCGGTGTTCTTCTACGTCCGCGTGATCCTGCTGATGTTCTTCGACGAGCCCTCGGCCGAGCCGGCGGCCGTGACGACCCCGTCGCTGCTGACCACCGCCACCATCGGCGTCTGCGTCGTGCTGACGCTGGCCCTGGGCATCGTTCCCGGTCCGGTTCTCGACCTGGCCGGAAATGCGGGATCATTCATCAGGTGA
- a CDS encoding NADH-quinone oxidoreductase subunit M: protein MNDFPILTILWVVPLVGALAVAFGPRGALAKQTAVVASLVTLVVAIVAATQFDRDGSGFQLDETHDWITAFGVHYALGLDGLGLLLVLLTVVLTPIVLVAAWNDAPEEDAKRWFAWALALEALSLVVFLATDVFLFYVVFEATLIPAYFLIGGFGRAKRSAAALKFLMFQLGGGLVLLGSVIGLYVVSADAGSPSYLYDDLAQLDISTSAGRWLFAGFFIAFAVKAPLFPVHTWLADTTEQATPATSVLLVCVLDKIGTFGMLRFCLGLFPEASDWATPFVVVLALISIVYGAIVAIGQDDVLRLIGLTSLSHFGFITLGIFVFTTQGASGSILYMVNHGIATAALFLIAGFLIRRRGTTLISRMGGLEKVTPVTAGLFLVAALATAGLPGLSQFVSEMLVLISAFDYRWYVGAIAVTGIVLAAIYMLWAYQKMFTGPNPESLDTDVAAGGAGVADLGRREVLVLVPLMLALVFFGFVPGPLLDVSNPFSEQLLQQTGVPDDGPRVPVDAASSEGDH, encoded by the coding sequence ATGAACGACTTCCCGATCCTGACCATCCTCTGGGTGGTCCCCCTGGTGGGCGCGCTGGCGGTGGCCTTCGGCCCGCGCGGCGCGCTGGCCAAGCAGACCGCCGTGGTCGCCTCGCTGGTGACCCTGGTCGTGGCCATCGTCGCGGCCACGCAGTTCGACCGCGACGGCTCCGGCTTCCAGCTCGACGAGACCCACGACTGGATCACGGCCTTCGGGGTGCACTACGCCCTGGGGCTCGACGGGCTGGGACTGCTCCTGGTCCTGCTCACCGTGGTGCTCACGCCGATCGTGCTGGTCGCGGCCTGGAACGACGCCCCCGAGGAGGACGCCAAGCGCTGGTTCGCCTGGGCCCTGGCCCTCGAGGCGCTCTCGCTGGTCGTCTTCCTGGCCACCGACGTGTTCCTCTTCTACGTCGTCTTCGAGGCCACGCTGATCCCGGCGTACTTCCTCATCGGCGGCTTCGGTCGCGCCAAGCGCTCGGCGGCCGCGCTGAAGTTCCTGATGTTCCAGCTCGGCGGCGGACTGGTGCTGCTCGGCTCGGTCATCGGGCTCTACGTCGTCTCGGCCGACGCCGGCTCCCCGTCGTACCTCTACGACGACCTGGCCCAGCTCGACATCTCGACCAGCGCCGGTCGGTGGCTGTTCGCCGGGTTCTTCATCGCGTTCGCGGTCAAGGCGCCGCTGTTCCCGGTGCACACCTGGCTGGCCGACACCACCGAGCAGGCCACGCCGGCCACGTCGGTGCTGCTGGTCTGCGTGCTGGACAAGATCGGCACCTTCGGGATGCTGCGCTTCTGCCTCGGGCTCTTCCCCGAGGCCAGCGACTGGGCCACGCCGTTCGTGGTCGTGCTCGCGCTGATCTCGATCGTCTACGGCGCGATCGTGGCCATCGGCCAGGACGACGTGCTGCGGCTGATCGGCCTGACCTCGCTGAGCCACTTCGGGTTCATCACCCTGGGCATCTTCGTCTTCACCACCCAGGGCGCGAGCGGCTCGATCCTCTACATGGTCAACCACGGCATCGCGACGGCCGCGCTGTTCCTCATCGCGGGCTTCCTCATCCGCCGCCGCGGCACCACGCTCATCTCGCGGATGGGCGGGCTGGAGAAGGTCACCCCGGTGACCGCCGGGCTGTTCCTGGTGGCGGCGCTGGCCACCGCCGGGCTGCCGGGGCTCAGCCAGTTCGTCTCCGAGATGCTGGTGCTGATCTCGGCCTTCGACTACCGCTGGTACGTCGGCGCGATCGCCGTGACCGGCATCGTGCTGGCCGCGATCTACATGCTCTGGGCCTACCAGAAGATGTTCACCGGCCCGAACCCCGAGTCGCTGGACACCGACGTGGCCGCCGGCGGCGCGGGCGTGGCCGACCTGGGCCGCCGCGAGGTGCTGGTCCTGGTCCCGCTCATGCTGGCGCTGGTGTTCTTCGGGTTCGTGCCCGGCCCGCTGCTCGACGTGAGCAACCCGTTCTCCGAGCAGCTGCTCCAGCAGACCGGCGTACCCGACGACGGACCCCGGGTCCCCGTCGACGCCGCCTCCAGCGAGGGTGACCACTGA
- a CDS encoding polyprenyl synthetase family protein, producing MDEVEKALYGHVQSRFPFVTGAASHLLDAGGKRFRPLLVLLAAEAGPHPLADEVVTAACVVEITHVGSLYHDDVMDEAALRRGAASANARWDNLVAILTGDFLFAKSSELTATLGPDAVRIQAETFSRLVEGQILETVAPGPDDDPLQHYLEVVAGKTGSLIATSARYGARFGGAPTEVEEALAAYGEIVGSAFQLSDDILDIASDSVESGKTPGTDLREGVPTLPSLMAAASTDPADERLRSLLGRPLTDDAEHAEALALLRAHPAMAQASAYVVDRAAEAKALLTALPPGPVRDALEAFADAVATRSS from the coding sequence ATGGACGAGGTCGAGAAGGCGCTGTACGGCCACGTGCAGAGCCGCTTCCCGTTCGTCACCGGCGCGGCCTCGCACCTGCTGGACGCCGGCGGCAAGCGGTTCCGCCCGCTGCTCGTGCTGCTGGCGGCTGAGGCCGGCCCGCACCCGCTGGCCGACGAGGTCGTCACCGCCGCCTGCGTCGTGGAGATCACCCACGTCGGCTCGCTCTACCACGACGACGTGATGGACGAGGCCGCCCTGCGCCGCGGGGCCGCCTCGGCCAACGCCCGCTGGGACAACCTGGTCGCGATCCTCACCGGCGACTTCCTCTTCGCCAAGTCCTCCGAGCTCACCGCCACCCTCGGCCCCGACGCCGTCCGCATCCAGGCCGAGACCTTCTCCCGCCTGGTCGAGGGCCAGATCCTCGAGACCGTCGCCCCCGGCCCCGACGACGACCCGCTCCAGCACTACCTCGAGGTCGTGGCCGGCAAGACCGGCTCGCTCATCGCCACCTCCGCGCGCTACGGCGCCCGCTTCGGCGGTGCCCCCACCGAGGTCGAGGAGGCCCTCGCGGCGTACGGCGAGATCGTCGGCTCCGCCTTCCAGCTCTCCGACGACATCCTCGACATCGCCTCGGACTCGGTCGAGTCCGGCAAGACGCCAGGCACCGACTTGCGCGAGGGCGTCCCCACGCTCCCCTCGCTCATGGCCGCCGCCTCGACCGACCCCGCCGACGAGCGCCTCCGCTCGCTGCTCGGCCGCCCGCTCACCGACGACGCCGAGCACGCCGAGGCCCTGGCCCTGCTGCGTGCCCACCCGGCCATGGCCCAGGCCAGCGCCTACGTCGTCGACCGCGCCGCCGAGGCCAAGGCGCTGCTCACCGCCCTGCCGCCCGGCCCCGTCCGCGACGCGCTCGAGGCCTTCGCCGACGCGGTCGCGACGCGCTCGAGCTGA
- a CDS encoding NADH-quinone oxidoreductase subunit J: protein MVLAALGILFVRKAVHAALLLAVVMISLAVLYAALEAPFLFAVQIIVYTGAILMLFLFVLMLVGVDASDSVVETIRGQRLLAIAGGLALGVVLVVGLSQISLGTVVGLSDTNQPGNIEALANVLFSKYVFAFEVTSALLITAAVGAMVLAHRERLTPKPTQADLAAQRVRHYAERGEHLGPLPPPGVFARHNAVGTPALLPDGSVAESSISRVLAARGTVRTVVPHDVDSVQRSIDLHADGTPVSTTSPEVRSSASARGPGSSSGPDTSAETITAPGDTSTKGGE, encoded by the coding sequence ATGGTGCTGGCCGCGCTGGGCATCCTGTTCGTCCGCAAGGCCGTGCACGCCGCGCTGCTGCTGGCCGTCGTGATGATCTCGCTGGCCGTCCTGTACGCCGCCCTGGAGGCGCCGTTCCTCTTCGCGGTGCAGATCATCGTCTACACCGGCGCGATCCTCATGCTCTTCCTCTTCGTGCTGATGCTGGTCGGCGTCGACGCCTCCGACTCGGTGGTCGAGACGATCCGCGGTCAGCGGCTGCTGGCCATCGCCGGCGGCCTGGCCCTGGGCGTCGTGCTCGTCGTCGGCCTCAGCCAGATCTCGCTCGGCACGGTCGTCGGCCTGTCGGACACCAACCAGCCGGGCAACATCGAGGCGCTGGCCAACGTGCTGTTCTCGAAGTACGTCTTCGCCTTCGAGGTCACCTCGGCGCTGCTCATCACCGCCGCGGTCGGCGCGATGGTGCTGGCCCACCGCGAGCGCCTCACGCCCAAGCCGACCCAGGCCGACCTGGCCGCCCAGCGCGTCCGGCACTACGCCGAGCGCGGCGAGCACCTCGGTCCGCTGCCCCCTCCCGGCGTCTTCGCCCGGCACAACGCGGTCGGCACGCCGGCGCTGCTGCCGGACGGCTCGGTGGCCGAGTCCTCGATCTCGCGGGTGCTGGCCGCCCGCGGCACGGTCCGCACCGTCGTGCCGCACGACGTCGACTCGGTCCAGCGCTCCATCGACCTGCACGCCGACGGGACGCCGGTCTCCACCACCTCGCCCGAGGTCCGCAGCAGCGCCTCGGCGCGTGGCCCGGGCTCCTCGAGCGGCCCCGACACCAGTGCGGAGACCATCACCGCCCCCGGCGACACCTCGACGAAGGGCGGTGAGTGA
- the nuoI gene encoding NADH-quinone oxidoreductase subunit NuoI, with protein sequence MPTLKEQFWDPVAGFGVTFRTMFKKVVTEQYPFEKLPTAPRFHGRHQLNRWPDGLEKCIGCELCAWACPADAIYVEGASNTDGPDGDGRFSPGERYGRVYQINYLRCILCGLCIEACPTRALTMTNEYELADDNRADLIYTKNELLAPLLPGMERPPHAMRLGDDEGDYYRGQFKQPAAEQPEFHLEESALRDLAQGEQLVEDGDQR encoded by the coding sequence ATGCCCACGCTCAAGGAACAGTTCTGGGACCCGGTCGCCGGGTTCGGCGTGACCTTCCGGACGATGTTCAAGAAGGTCGTGACCGAGCAGTACCCCTTCGAGAAGCTGCCGACGGCGCCGCGCTTCCACGGCCGGCACCAGCTCAACCGCTGGCCCGACGGGCTGGAGAAGTGCATCGGCTGCGAGCTCTGCGCGTGGGCCTGCCCGGCCGACGCCATCTACGTCGAGGGTGCCTCCAACACCGATGGCCCTGATGGAGATGGCCGCTTCAGCCCCGGCGAGCGCTACGGCCGCGTCTACCAGATCAACTACCTGCGCTGCATCCTGTGCGGGCTGTGCATCGAGGCGTGCCCGACCCGCGCGCTCACGATGACCAACGAGTACGAGCTGGCCGACGACAACCGCGCCGACCTCATCTACACCAAGAACGAGCTGCTCGCCCCGCTGCTGCCGGGCATGGAGCGTCCGCCGCACGCGATGCGGCTCGGTGACGACGAGGGCGACTACTACCGCGGCCAGTTCAAGCAGCCCGCCGCGGAGCAGCCCGAGTTCCACCTCGAGGAGTCCGCGCTGCGCGACCTGGCCCAGGGCGAGCAGCTCGTCGAGGACGGGGACCAGCGGTGA